The bacterium genome includes a window with the following:
- the lepB gene encoding signal peptidase I, producing the protein MNSEETSPPDKPSIAEASKKEKSKTLELFQIALYALLFAYIIRIFFLQAFKIPTGSMENTLLVGDLLLVNKFVYGAKTPDKIPFTEIKIPQYQLPALREPRSGDVIVFKFPPDPLVDYIKRCVAVAGQTVEIKNKIVYVDGAPLSDIVDPPGLKYEDPDIIPRDKGYETVFPKNAGSRDNYGPVKVPEGTLFAMGDNRDRSYDSRQWGFVPREYVIGKALMVYWSTASDDNFDIRWSRIGMMIE; encoded by the coding sequence ATGAATTCGGAAGAAACTTCCCCGCCGGACAAACCTTCCATCGCAGAGGCTTCAAAAAAAGAAAAAAGCAAAACGCTTGAGCTCTTTCAGATTGCCTTGTACGCCCTTCTTTTTGCATATATCATACGGATTTTTTTTCTCCAGGCATTTAAAATTCCAACCGGATCCATGGAAAACACGCTGCTAGTTGGCGACCTCCTGTTGGTTAATAAATTTGTGTACGGAGCGAAAACACCCGACAAAATCCCGTTTACGGAAATAAAAATTCCGCAGTATCAATTGCCCGCATTACGTGAACCGCGTTCCGGCGATGTAATCGTTTTCAAATTTCCGCCCGATCCTCTGGTCGATTACATCAAACGGTGCGTCGCCGTTGCAGGGCAGACGGTTGAGATCAAAAACAAAATTGTCTATGTTGACGGCGCGCCGCTCAGCGACATCGTTGATCCGCCGGGATTAAAATATGAAGACCCCGACATCATTCCGCGCGACAAAGGGTATGAAACCGTATTTCCAAAAAACGCAGGCAGCCGTGATAACTACGGCCCGGTAAAGGTTCCTGAAGGTACACTCTTCGCAATGGGCGACAACCGCGATCGCAGCTACGACAGCCGTCAATGGGGATTTGTTCCGCGCGAGTATGTCATAGGAAAAGCGCTCATGGTGTACTGGTCCACCGCTTCTGACGATAACTTCGACATACGGTGGTCACGCATCGGAATGATGATCGAGTAG
- the lepB gene encoding signal peptidase I gives MIKDQLKDKNSKTAALRAQQQEIKKEQTFKEKTTESVKSFAWALGVFYFVQTFFLQAFTIPTSSMVSTLLVGDFIFVNKCVYGAQTPENIPFTGIQLPRYRFPSFKEPEQGDVVVFRFPHPELANMEGQLGLDYIKRCVAAAGQTLEIKNKELYVDGKLFSESFDFPGIHYYPYDPNSGATSDVFPKTMGTGENFGPLRIPAKGDLITISPNNDDFIKYLALRDHKQFERRADGYYVDGIKADSYEVGQDYYFMMGDNRDNSLDSRFWGPVPRDHVAGEGLFIYWSNVEAAKQTNYILKLFSTLNLSKVNWKRIGTIIR, from the coding sequence ATGATAAAAGACCAGTTAAAAGACAAGAACTCTAAAACCGCAGCGCTCCGTGCTCAACAGCAGGAAATAAAAAAAGAACAAACCTTCAAAGAAAAAACGACGGAATCCGTAAAATCGTTTGCGTGGGCGTTGGGTGTTTTCTATTTTGTGCAAACATTCTTTCTGCAGGCATTCACTATTCCAACGAGTTCCATGGTCAGCACTCTGCTGGTAGGCGATTTTATATTTGTAAATAAGTGCGTCTACGGCGCTCAGACGCCGGAAAACATTCCTTTCACGGGCATTCAGCTGCCGCGTTACCGGTTTCCATCGTTCAAGGAACCTGAACAAGGAGACGTGGTTGTGTTTCGGTTTCCTCATCCGGAACTGGCCAATATGGAAGGCCAGCTGGGGTTAGATTATATAAAACGATGCGTCGCGGCGGCAGGACAAACACTGGAAATAAAAAATAAAGAATTATATGTGGACGGGAAATTGTTTTCTGAAAGTTTTGATTTTCCTGGAATCCATTATTACCCTTACGATCCAAATTCCGGCGCCACGAGCGACGTATTTCCAAAAACAATGGGAACGGGCGAGAACTTCGGGCCTCTGCGTATTCCAGCGAAGGGAGATTTGATCACGATCTCTCCAAATAACGACGACTTTATTAAATACCTCGCGCTGCGCGACCATAAACAATTTGAACGGCGCGCCGACGGATACTATGTGGACGGAATCAAAGCGGACTCGTATGAAGTCGGCCAGGATTATTATTTTATGATGGGCGATAATCGCGACAATAGTTTGGACAGCCGTTTTTGGGGCCCGGTTCCGCGCGATCATGTCGCCGGCGAGGGACTATTCATTTACTGGTCCAATGTAGAAGCCGCCAAACAGACCAACTATATTCTTAAATTATTCAGTACGCTTAATCTTTCCAAAGTGAACTGGAAACGTATTGGAACAATCATCAGATAA
- the coaD gene encoding pantetheine-phosphate adenylyltransferase, whose protein sequence is MKTALYPGTFDPLTFGHIDIIERAAALFDRVIVTVAKNPKKTPLFTAEEREDMIREAVKSWPNVTCESFDGLLVQFAKDRQAKALIRGLRVISDFEYELQMAHVNRRLAQEVVTILMMPGEKYTYLNSSIVKEVASFGGDIQSFVPPFIADKIKNKLRQK, encoded by the coding sequence ATGAAAACAGCATTGTACCCCGGAACTTTTGATCCTTTGACGTTCGGTCACATTGACATTATCGAACGCGCAGCGGCGCTCTTTGACCGTGTCATTGTAACTGTAGCAAAAAACCCGAAAAAGACGCCGTTATTTACCGCGGAGGAACGAGAGGATATGATCCGCGAAGCCGTTAAATCTTGGCCGAATGTGACCTGCGAAAGTTTTGACGGTTTACTGGTACAGTTCGCCAAGGATCGTCAGGCAAAAGCGCTGATTCGCGGACTTCGCGTCATATCCGATTTCGAATACGAACTTCAAATGGCGCATGTCAATCGCCGTTTGGCGCAGGAAGTCGTCACCATCTTAATGATGCCGGGAGAAAAATATACTTATTTGAATTCAAGTATTGTTAAGGAAGTAGCGTCGTTCGGAGGCGACATACAATCATTTGTTCCCCCGTTTATCGCCGACAAGATCAAAAACAAACTAAGGCAGAAATAA
- the rsmD gene encoding 16S rRNA (guanine(966)-N(2))-methyltransferase RsmD, whose amino-acid sequence MRIIAGQRRGLILSDLNVEFVRPTKDIVKEFIYNCLANLKDISQCSVCDLFSGTGSLGIEALSRGSSDVTFVELAPRAITIINKNIAITNLGNTVQVVQADALSFLEKGKKFDIILADPPYEQRIGNVLIEKIIKFDCMNPHGVLVIETAPGEPFVPFETFKDFSLYKQRKWGESLVTILLKNV is encoded by the coding sequence ATGCGCATCATCGCAGGACAACGCCGCGGTTTGATTTTATCCGATTTAAACGTCGAATTTGTTCGTCCTACCAAAGACATCGTCAAAGAATTCATTTACAATTGCCTCGCTAATTTAAAAGATATTTCACAATGTTCCGTTTGCGATTTGTTTTCAGGAACCGGCAGCTTGGGTATTGAAGCGCTTAGCCGGGGCAGTTCCGATGTGACGTTTGTTGAACTAGCGCCGCGCGCGATCACGATCATTAATAAGAACATTGCGATAACCAATCTGGGAAATACCGTTCAGGTGGTACAGGCTGACGCACTCAGTTTCTTGGAGAAGGGTAAAAAATTCGATATCATTTTAGCTGACCCGCCTTATGAACAGAGAATCGGCAACGTTCTTATTGAAAAGATCATAAAGTTTGATTGCATGAATCCTCACGGCGTACTGGTCATAGAGACGGCGCCGGGCGAACCGTTTGTTCCATTCGAAACTTTCAAGGATTTTTCATTATATAAGCAGAGAAAATGGGGCGAATCGCTTGTAACAATTTTATTGAAAAACGTATAA